A genomic region of Conger conger chromosome 6, fConCon1.1, whole genome shotgun sequence contains the following coding sequences:
- the mogs gene encoding mannosyl-oligosaccharide glucosidase isoform X1 — translation MNEGFVLGSQVVKGMMGRQRHGKRVLPSDPVPHRKEEKNAAPHRKEKKKKLDIGKLFINISIGLCIFSLTWFFYALYMRNSLAKRVVTLHHSPRVLDDNSTSPAVSPERFWGTYRPQVYFGMKTRSPRSVVTGLMWLRQFSEMDVNLRHTCEQGDRLQSYGWLMHDGLGFGVQEIRDSDFTLTTEFVKRAGGEHGGDWTWRVTAKQHSSAPQPPVISLMFYVATDTQGSLLAHAEEKNRLGSITGYSEELGNFKITFRKPSSGEAAGAKYASYNYLKTVTQGLEKLTDIVRNSLNRRFVFSLPSGEKRPYIAVETYKPPHQHQQKHPDTRKESDFVVHQVTVQTPFQMEVLFESGSFRDRPDQLAGTAMTEELEKRKAAFDLKFERTFGLQERAFSLSQVRFSKAALSNMLGGMGYFHGQSVVQSAYNEYPLLYPEGALFTAVPSRSFFPRGFLWDEGFHQLLLSKWDPQVTREATGHWLDLINVEGWIPREQILGDEARSKVPGEFVVQRNENANPPTLFLALQELVAQLEARPQASAPTKPFLRRLFPRLQTWFEWYNTTQAGPLPNSYRWRGRDKDTNLFLNPKTLTSGLDDYPRASHPSAEERHVDLHCWMTLASGIMARVARLLGEPHEEYERTHQTLSDNSLLDELHWSDHLRAFADFGNHTQAVSLQQEKVYVPPGQPRHQFPVARLVRAVRRAPRPQYVNALGYVSLFPFLLHVLTPDSPRLEHVLRDLRDPDKLWTTYGLRSLSKADPMYMKRNTEHDAPYWRGPIWININYLAVRALHHYGNAEGPYRETAAALYQELRTNVVSNVYRQYMETGYIWEQYNDSTGRGQGSHPFTGWSALTVLMMSEQF, via the exons ATGAATGAGGGTTTCGTCCTCGGCTCACAGGTTGTCAAGGGAATGATGGGCAGACAGAGGCATGGGAAGAGGGTGCTGCCGAGCGACCCCGTCCCACACAGAAAGGAGGAGAAAAATGCTGCTCCCCATCggaaggagaaaaagaagaagctcGACATCGGAAAGCTCTTCATCAATATATCCATAGGCCTCTGCATCTTCAGTCTCACCTGGTTCTTCTACGCCCTCTATATGCGAAACTCTCTGGCCAAGAGGGTGGTCACGCTTCACCACTCACCCCGGGTTCTGGACGACAACAGCACTAGTCCTGCCGTGTCCCCTGAACGGTTCTGGGGAACCTATCGCCCCCAGGTTTATTTCGGGATGAAAACGAGGAGCCCTAGATCTGTCGTGACAG GGCTCATGTGGTTGCGGCAGTTCTCCGAGATGGACGTGAACCTCAGGCACACCTGCGAACAGGGCGACCGGCTGCAGAGCTACGGCTGGCTCATGCACGATGGCCTGGGCTTCGGCGTGCAGGAGATCCGCGACAGTGACTTCACCCTCACCACCGAGTTCGTCAAGAGGGCGGGCGGTGAGCATGGGGGAGACTGGACCTGGAGGGTCACCGCCAAACAGCAC AGCTCGGCCCCACAGCCGCCTGTCATCTCGCTGATGTTCTACGTTGCCACGGACACCCAGGGGTCCCTGCTGGCCCATGCTGAGGAGAAGAACCGGCTGGGCTCAATAACGGGCTACTCCGAGGAGCTTGGGAACTTCAAGATCACCTTTCGGAAGCCATCCTCTGGGGAAGCTGCTGGTGCCAAGTATGCCAG CTACAATTACTTGAAGACCGTGACCCAAGGCCTGGAGAAGCTGACGGACATTGTGCGGAACAGCTTGAACCGGAGGTTTGTATTCAGCCTGCCTTCTGGCGAGAAGAGGCCCTACATCGCCGTGGAAACCTACAAGCCCCCGCACCAGCACCAGCAGAAGCACCCTGACACCCGGAAGGAGAGCGACTTCGTGGTGCACCAGGTAACCGTCCAGACCCCATTCCAGATGGAGGTCCTCTTTGAGTCCGGAAGCTTCCGGGACAGGCCCGACCAGCTGGCGGGCACTGCCATGacggaggagctggagaagaggAAGGCTGCCTTTGATCTGAAGTTCGAGAGGACCTTCGGCCTCCAGGAGAGGGCCTTCTCCCTAAGCCAGGTGAGGTTCAGCAAGGCAGCCCTCAGCAACATGCTGGGTGGGATGGGCTACTTCCACGGCCAGTCGGTGGTGCAGTCGGCCTACAACGAGTACCCGCTGCTCTACCCCGAGGGAGCCCTGTTCACCGCCGTCCCGTCCCGCTCCTTCTTCCCCCGGGGCTTCCTGTGGGACGAGGGCTTCCACCAGCTGCTCCTCTCCAAGTGGGACCCCCAGGTGACGCGGGAGGCCACGGGTCACTGGCTGGACCTCATCAACGTGGAGGGCTGGATCCCGCGGGAGCAGATCCTGGGCGACGAGGCGCGGAGCAAGGTGCCCGGTGAGTTTGTGGTGCAGAGGAACGAGAACGCCAACCCGCCAACGCTCTTCCTGGCCCTGCAGGAGCTGGTGGCTCAGCTGGAGGCCAGACCCCAGGCCTCGGCCCCCACCAAGCCCTTCCTCCGGAGGCTGTTCCCGCGCCTCCAGACCTGGTTCGAGTGGTACAACACCACCCAGGCGGGGCCCCTGCCCAACTCTTACCGCTGGCGGGGCCGTGACAAGGACACAAACCTCTTCCTCAACCCCAAGACGCTGACGTCCGGCCTGGACGACTACCCCCGGGCCTCGCACCCCTCGGCGGAGGAGAGGCATGTGGACCTGCACTGCTGGATGACGCTGGCGTCGGGGATCATGGCGCGGGTGGCGAGGCTCCTGGGCGAGCCGCACGAGGAGTACGAGCGGACCCACCAGACGCTGAGCGACAACAGCCTCCTGGATGAGCTGCACTGGTCCGACCACTTGCGGGCCTTCGCCGACTTCGGGAACCACACCCAGGCGGTGTCCCTGCAGCAGGAGAAGGTGTACGTGCCCCCCGGCCAGCCCCGGCACCAGTTCCCCGTGGCGCGCCTGGTGCGCGCTGTCCGAAGGGCGCCCAGGCCGCAGTACGTAAACGCGCTGGGCTACGTCAGCCTCTTCCCCTTCCTGCTGCACGTGCTGACCCCCGACTCGCCCCGCCTCGAGCACGTCCTCCGTGACCTGAGGGACCCCGACAAGCTGTGGACCACCTACGGCCTGCGCTCCCTGTCCAAGGCTGACCCCATGTACATGAAGCGCAACACGGAGCACGACGCCCCCTACTGGCGGGGGCCCATATGGATCAACATCAACTACCTGGCGGTCAGGGCCCTTCATCACTACGGCAACGCCGAGGGGCCGTACCGGGAGACCGCGGCAGCCCTGTACCAGGAGCTCAGGACTAACGTAGTGAGCAATGTTTACAGACAGTACATGGAGACGGGTTATATCTGGGAACAGTACAATGACAGTacaggcagggggcaggggagcCACCCCTTCACCGGCTGGTCCGCTCTGACTGTGTTGATGATGTCCGAACAGTTCTGA
- the mogs gene encoding mannosyl-oligosaccharide glucosidase isoform X2, with the protein MMGRQRHGKRVLPSDPVPHRKEEKNAAPHRKEKKKKLDIGKLFINISIGLCIFSLTWFFYALYMRNSLAKRVVTLHHSPRVLDDNSTSPAVSPERFWGTYRPQVYFGMKTRSPRSVVTGLMWLRQFSEMDVNLRHTCEQGDRLQSYGWLMHDGLGFGVQEIRDSDFTLTTEFVKRAGGEHGGDWTWRVTAKQHSSAPQPPVISLMFYVATDTQGSLLAHAEEKNRLGSITGYSEELGNFKITFRKPSSGEAAGAKYASYNYLKTVTQGLEKLTDIVRNSLNRRFVFSLPSGEKRPYIAVETYKPPHQHQQKHPDTRKESDFVVHQVTVQTPFQMEVLFESGSFRDRPDQLAGTAMTEELEKRKAAFDLKFERTFGLQERAFSLSQVRFSKAALSNMLGGMGYFHGQSVVQSAYNEYPLLYPEGALFTAVPSRSFFPRGFLWDEGFHQLLLSKWDPQVTREATGHWLDLINVEGWIPREQILGDEARSKVPGEFVVQRNENANPPTLFLALQELVAQLEARPQASAPTKPFLRRLFPRLQTWFEWYNTTQAGPLPNSYRWRGRDKDTNLFLNPKTLTSGLDDYPRASHPSAEERHVDLHCWMTLASGIMARVARLLGEPHEEYERTHQTLSDNSLLDELHWSDHLRAFADFGNHTQAVSLQQEKVYVPPGQPRHQFPVARLVRAVRRAPRPQYVNALGYVSLFPFLLHVLTPDSPRLEHVLRDLRDPDKLWTTYGLRSLSKADPMYMKRNTEHDAPYWRGPIWININYLAVRALHHYGNAEGPYRETAAALYQELRTNVVSNVYRQYMETGYIWEQYNDSTGRGQGSHPFTGWSALTVLMMSEQF; encoded by the exons ATGATGGGCAGACAGAGGCATGGGAAGAGGGTGCTGCCGAGCGACCCCGTCCCACACAGAAAGGAGGAGAAAAATGCTGCTCCCCATCggaaggagaaaaagaagaagctcGACATCGGAAAGCTCTTCATCAATATATCCATAGGCCTCTGCATCTTCAGTCTCACCTGGTTCTTCTACGCCCTCTATATGCGAAACTCTCTGGCCAAGAGGGTGGTCACGCTTCACCACTCACCCCGGGTTCTGGACGACAACAGCACTAGTCCTGCCGTGTCCCCTGAACGGTTCTGGGGAACCTATCGCCCCCAGGTTTATTTCGGGATGAAAACGAGGAGCCCTAGATCTGTCGTGACAG GGCTCATGTGGTTGCGGCAGTTCTCCGAGATGGACGTGAACCTCAGGCACACCTGCGAACAGGGCGACCGGCTGCAGAGCTACGGCTGGCTCATGCACGATGGCCTGGGCTTCGGCGTGCAGGAGATCCGCGACAGTGACTTCACCCTCACCACCGAGTTCGTCAAGAGGGCGGGCGGTGAGCATGGGGGAGACTGGACCTGGAGGGTCACCGCCAAACAGCAC AGCTCGGCCCCACAGCCGCCTGTCATCTCGCTGATGTTCTACGTTGCCACGGACACCCAGGGGTCCCTGCTGGCCCATGCTGAGGAGAAGAACCGGCTGGGCTCAATAACGGGCTACTCCGAGGAGCTTGGGAACTTCAAGATCACCTTTCGGAAGCCATCCTCTGGGGAAGCTGCTGGTGCCAAGTATGCCAG CTACAATTACTTGAAGACCGTGACCCAAGGCCTGGAGAAGCTGACGGACATTGTGCGGAACAGCTTGAACCGGAGGTTTGTATTCAGCCTGCCTTCTGGCGAGAAGAGGCCCTACATCGCCGTGGAAACCTACAAGCCCCCGCACCAGCACCAGCAGAAGCACCCTGACACCCGGAAGGAGAGCGACTTCGTGGTGCACCAGGTAACCGTCCAGACCCCATTCCAGATGGAGGTCCTCTTTGAGTCCGGAAGCTTCCGGGACAGGCCCGACCAGCTGGCGGGCACTGCCATGacggaggagctggagaagaggAAGGCTGCCTTTGATCTGAAGTTCGAGAGGACCTTCGGCCTCCAGGAGAGGGCCTTCTCCCTAAGCCAGGTGAGGTTCAGCAAGGCAGCCCTCAGCAACATGCTGGGTGGGATGGGCTACTTCCACGGCCAGTCGGTGGTGCAGTCGGCCTACAACGAGTACCCGCTGCTCTACCCCGAGGGAGCCCTGTTCACCGCCGTCCCGTCCCGCTCCTTCTTCCCCCGGGGCTTCCTGTGGGACGAGGGCTTCCACCAGCTGCTCCTCTCCAAGTGGGACCCCCAGGTGACGCGGGAGGCCACGGGTCACTGGCTGGACCTCATCAACGTGGAGGGCTGGATCCCGCGGGAGCAGATCCTGGGCGACGAGGCGCGGAGCAAGGTGCCCGGTGAGTTTGTGGTGCAGAGGAACGAGAACGCCAACCCGCCAACGCTCTTCCTGGCCCTGCAGGAGCTGGTGGCTCAGCTGGAGGCCAGACCCCAGGCCTCGGCCCCCACCAAGCCCTTCCTCCGGAGGCTGTTCCCGCGCCTCCAGACCTGGTTCGAGTGGTACAACACCACCCAGGCGGGGCCCCTGCCCAACTCTTACCGCTGGCGGGGCCGTGACAAGGACACAAACCTCTTCCTCAACCCCAAGACGCTGACGTCCGGCCTGGACGACTACCCCCGGGCCTCGCACCCCTCGGCGGAGGAGAGGCATGTGGACCTGCACTGCTGGATGACGCTGGCGTCGGGGATCATGGCGCGGGTGGCGAGGCTCCTGGGCGAGCCGCACGAGGAGTACGAGCGGACCCACCAGACGCTGAGCGACAACAGCCTCCTGGATGAGCTGCACTGGTCCGACCACTTGCGGGCCTTCGCCGACTTCGGGAACCACACCCAGGCGGTGTCCCTGCAGCAGGAGAAGGTGTACGTGCCCCCCGGCCAGCCCCGGCACCAGTTCCCCGTGGCGCGCCTGGTGCGCGCTGTCCGAAGGGCGCCCAGGCCGCAGTACGTAAACGCGCTGGGCTACGTCAGCCTCTTCCCCTTCCTGCTGCACGTGCTGACCCCCGACTCGCCCCGCCTCGAGCACGTCCTCCGTGACCTGAGGGACCCCGACAAGCTGTGGACCACCTACGGCCTGCGCTCCCTGTCCAAGGCTGACCCCATGTACATGAAGCGCAACACGGAGCACGACGCCCCCTACTGGCGGGGGCCCATATGGATCAACATCAACTACCTGGCGGTCAGGGCCCTTCATCACTACGGCAACGCCGAGGGGCCGTACCGGGAGACCGCGGCAGCCCTGTACCAGGAGCTCAGGACTAACGTAGTGAGCAATGTTTACAGACAGTACATGGAGACGGGTTATATCTGGGAACAGTACAATGACAGTacaggcagggggcaggggagcCACCCCTTCACCGGCTGGTCCGCTCTGACTGTGTTGATGATGTCCGAACAGTTCTGA